The Bradyrhizobium sp. CCBAU 051011 DNA segment TGTCCGCGCGATCGCGGTTTACCTGAAAGATCTGCCGGCCGGCGCGCCGGAGCCGAAGGTCATCCCGCCCTCGCCTTCGCAAATGGCTGCGGGCGAAAAGCTCTACAACGGCGCCTGCATCGCCTGCCACGAGGAGGACGGATCGGGCGCGCCGCGGATCTACCCGCCGCTGCCCGGCAACGCCAATTTGCAGTCCGCCGACGCCTTGAGCACGCTGCGTATCATCCTCGACGGCGCCGAGACCGTGACGACGCCCCGCGCGCCTAACAAGGGATCGATGCCGGCCTATGCCGCGAAGATGACGGATCAGGAGATTGCCAGCGTGACCAACTACATCCGCAATGCCTGGGGCAATGCGGCGCCGCTGGTGACGGCGGACCAGGTCGCGAAAGCGCGGCGGCCCAAGTAGCAGCTCACCGCTGCTCCCCATTGAACACGAATTTCGGCATTTCCCATTTGTAGCGGATGGCGAGCAGACGCAGCGTCAGACCGAGCACGAATGTCAGCGCCGTCCAGAGCGGGGGATTGAGGTTGAGTCCGAAGGCGGTGGCGTAGAACAGTCCGGTCACGACGGAGACGCTGGCGTAGAGTTCGGCTCGAAACAACAGCGGCACGTCGTTGCAGAGAATGTCGCGCAGCACGCCGCCGGCGCAGCCCGTGATCATGCCGGACACGATCACGATCGGCAGCGAAGCGTTCATCTGCCAGGCGACATCGCAGCCCGCCATCGTGAAGACCACGAGCCCGATCGCATCGAGCACCAGGAACGCCGCATTGAGCCGATGCACCTGCCGCGCGATCAGGATGGTCCCGAAGGCCGCGATCCCGGTCAGCGCCAGGTAAGACGGGTTCTGCACCCAGACCAGCGGATATTGCCCGAGCAGCACATCGCGGATGGTGCCGCCGCCAAGTGCGGTAATACAGCCGAGCATGCATACGCCGGCCCAGTCCATGCTACGCCTACCCGCCGCGAGTGCTGCGGTCATCGCCTGCGCGGTCAACGCGACGTAAGTCAACAGATGCAGAACGGTATCGCCGGGCGGCAGGCTCCACATGGCAAACCTCACGTTCGGAACCTGAGGGAATCAGCGGTTCCAACATTACAGGGTTGCAACTTGGCGCGGAACATCCGGTCCTGCCAGCCATTGTCTTTCCGCTTAGCTGGGATGCTAACGGAGGAACTCATTCATGCAACCCAATCCAAACGATCCCTACCGCGCCGGCCTGAGCGATGAAGAAATCCGCCGTCAGGCCCGCTTCAACAGCCTCGACAATGAGTTGCAGCCTGACCCCGCGCTGGCCGAGGGTTCGCCCAGCGGCGCCAAGGTCGCGATGTTTGCGGTCGCGATCGCAGTCGTGCTCGGCGCGTTGTTCTATGGCCTGAACAACACCACCGTGAACCAGGCCGGCACTACGCCGCCCAATCAAACCGCGCAGACGCAACCGGCCAACCCCGCAGCGCCTCCAGGCATGCGTGACGTAACGCCGAAGGCGAACACCGAGCCGGGAACCACCACCGGCGCCGCGACCACTCGCCCGACACCGCCGTCGCAGAACCCGACGGGTACGGAAGTCGATCGCGCCAAGCAGTAACGGGTGACGATTTGAACAACGAGCAGCGGGCCAAAAGCCCGCTGCTTTTTTTTGCGTCAAGGCGAAGTGCCGAGATGTCAACCATGCACACTGAACATGCGAACCGCCAAACCTGACCTCGCTGCTTGCGCACGAGGCCTTTCAGCTTTGAAGCATGCCTCTATCTTCATTATGGAAATTAACGTGGCACAGAATATCTACGACAATCCCGATTTCTTCGCTGCCTACAGCCAATTGCCTCGCCAGGTGCATGGGCTGGACGGAGCGCCCGAATGGCCAGCAGTCCAGGCCATGCTGCCGGCGCTGACCGGCAAGCGCGTCGCCGACCTGGGCTGCGGCTTCGGCTGGACCTCGCGCTGGATGCGCGCGCAGGGCGCGGTCTCGGTGCTTGGCCTCGATCTGTCGCAGAACATGATCGCACGCGCCAAGGCCGATACCACGGACCCCACCATTGAATATCTGCTCGCCGACCTCGAGACGCTGGAACTGCCGGAAGCGGCTTTCGAACTCGTCTACAGCGCCCTGACCTTTCACTATGTCGAGGATTTTCCGCGCCTTGCGCGCATGATGCACAAGGCGCTGGTGCCCGGCGGAGATCTGGTATTCACGATCGAGCATCCGATCTTCATGGCTGCGGCGCATCCGCATTGGATGGCCGATGAAGACGACCGCAAGACTTGGCCAGTCAACCGCTACTCGGTCGAGGGCGAGCGACGCACGGACTGGTTCGCCAAGGGCGTGGTGAAGTACCACCGGACCCTCGGCACGACGCTCAACGCGCTGATTGATGCGGGCTTCCAGTTACGCCGGGTCAAGGAATTCGCCCCGACGCGCGAACAGATCGAGCGCGCGCCCGAACTGGCCGAAGAGCTGGAGCGACCGATGATGCTCCTGGTCTCGGCACGAAAGCCAGAAAGGCGTTAAGAGACCGCTTGAAAACGGGGTGGCGGTTCAGGCCGTCCATGATTCAAACTTCTGATGTGGACAGCAGCGAATCGGACCCGGAGGGCCGCCGGGCGTTGGGGGCACCTCAAGCGTCCGTGTTAGGACTAGGCGACACCTTGGAGATTGGAAACATGGCGCTCAAGCGGATGGACAACGTAGGAATCGTCGTCGAAGACCTCGGAGGGACGATTGAATTCTTTCGCGAACTCGGCCTCGAGCTCGAAGGGCGGGCCACGATCGAAGGAGAATGGGCCGGACGTGTCACTGGACTGGGCGATCAGCATGTCGAGATTGCCATGATGCGCACACCGGACGGCCATAGCCGGCTCGAGCTCTCCCGCTTCCTCAGGCCGCCTGTCGTCGCAGATCACCGGAACGCCCCGGTCAACGCACTAGGCTACCTCCGCATCATGTTCGCCGTGGACGACATCGACGAGACGCTTGAAAGGCTCCGCACGCGCGGCGCGCAGCTCGTAGGCGAAATAGTCCAGTATAAAGACGCGTATCGGCTGTGCTACATCCGTGGGCCTGAAGGGCTTCTCATCGGACTCGCCCAAGAACTCAGCTGAGCGCGATACGAAGACAGGGGTCGTCGAGCGGACCTTCGGCTGGATGACACGATGGCGGCGCCTTGTCCGCGACTACGAGGCCCGCATCGACGTGTCAGAAGCCATGATCCATGTCGCCATGGGCGGTCTTCTGCTCCGGCGTATCAGCCACCGACATTTTCAAACAGCCTCCAAGAGCCGAGCCGCCCGTGCCGCATGACACGGGGGGCCTGCGATTGACTGCAACCATAAGATCGATGGCGCTACGGGAGTAACAGTCACCTAACGCCTTCGGCCGGGCATAGGACCTGACCTTAGCTAAACATCTTGTTGAGGTCGCCGCCGGAATAGCCGTTGGCGAATTCGCCGAACGTGCCCTTCTCCGCCATCTCCTTTGACGCCTTCATGAAGCCGGCCCACGCCATCCGCGCCAGCGAAGCGCCGATGCTGATGCGGCGCACGCCGAGAGCGGAAGCCTCCTTCAGCGAGGGACCGGTGCCGACCAGGAGATTGACGGGTTTTGGTTGCACCGCTTTCACCACGGCCGAAATTTCTTCCGCCGTCGCAATGCCCGGCGCATAGAGGCAATCGGCCCCGGCTTCGGCATAGGCGGTGAGTCGGTCGATCACGAGTTCTAGATCCTTCTGCCCGCGCAGGAACGCCTCGCAACGGCCGGTGAGCAGGACGCCGCTGTTGTCGGCATCGATCGCCTGCCGCGCCGCCCTGATGCGGTCGACGGCAAGCGCGCGGTCGAACAGCGGTTTTGCGTTATCGCCGGTAAAATCCTCGATCGACAGGCCGGCGACGCCGGTCTTCACCGCGCGCGCGACATTGACGGCGACCTTGTCCGGCTCATGCGCAAAGCCGTCCTCGAAGTCGGCGTTGACGGGGATATCGACCGCCGCACAGATCGCCGTGAGATGATCGCAGACGTCGTCGACGGTGACGCGGTTGTCCGCCTTGCCGAGGGTCCATGCAAAGCCGGCGCTGGTGGAGGCCAGCGCCTTGAAGCCGAGATGCTGCAGCGCCTTCGCGCTGCCGACGTCAAAGGGATTGGGGATGATGAAGCATCCGCTCTCGTGCAGTTTCCGGAATGCAGCGCGCTTGTCAGCAGATGTCAGCATGGGTCGCTCCCCTCATTGTTTGTTGGCGCCGGGTAGATAGGAACGCGACGCCCATTCCGCCAGACGTCTCACGCTACGACCTTGCGCAGGAATGTCCGCTCCTCCGCAAGAATGAACTGGTTCTCCTCGGCGAAATTGAAATTCGCCATGCCCTCGCTGTCCGCGCGCAGCCGCGCCCGGTAGCTTTCATAGGCCGCGAGACTCTCGAACGAGATCAGCGCGAAGGCGATGTTGTTGGTGCCCTCGTGTGGCATCCAGTAGCCGAGGAGATCGCCGCCGCATTTCGGGATGATGGTGAGCCAGTTTTTCGAGTACTGCTCGAATAGCGCGCGTTTGAAGGGATCGAGCTGATAGCGGATGAAGACGGTGACGGTCATGAGGGGCTCCAATGCTGAATTCTTCGTCATTGCGAGCCAACGGGTCGCGCGAATGCGCGCCCGATGACAGGCTCCGCGAAGCAATCCACAGCGCCGCAAGCGGAGGAATGGATTGCTTCCGCCTTCGCTAAAGCTACGGCGGACAAGTCGTCGCTTGCGCTCCTCGCAATGACGGTCGCGAGAATACCCGCTTGATCGACGTCAATGCTTCGGCTATCATCGAACTATGAAAGCAGGCCCCGACATTGCCATGGTCGCCTCTCTCGTCGGCGACCCCGCCCGCGCCAACATGCTGACCGCGCTGATGGACGGCCGTGCGCTGACCGCGAGCGAATTGGCGCACCAGGCCGGTATCACGCCGCAGACCGCGAGTTCGCATCTCTCCAAGCTCGAGGCCGGCGGGCTGATCGAGCCGGAGAAACAGGGCCGCCACCGCTATTACCGGCTCACCGGGTCTGACGTCGCTCACGTGCTCGAGGGACTGGCGGGCTTGGCCGAGCGCGCCGGCCATACCCGCGTGCGCACCGGACCGAAGGAGCCGGCGCTGCGGCGGGCGCGGATCTGTTACGACCATCTCGCCGGCGATCTCGGCGTGCAGATGCTCGACAGCCTGCGCAAGCAAAGACTGGTCCGGCAAACCAAGCAGGCGATCGAACTCACCGGCGAAGGCAAACGCTTCATGGCGGAGGCGCTGCAGATCGACACCGAAGCGCTGGCGCATCCGCGGCGTCCGGTGTGCAAGGCCTGTCTCGACTGGAGCGAACGGCGTCATCACCTCGCCGGCACGCTGGGAGCCGCGGTGATGAACCGCTTCACCGAATTGAACTGGGCGGCGCGCGATCCCGCGCCGGGCAGCCGCGTCGTGAACTTCACCCGCACCGGCGAAAAGCGATTTGCGGCATTGTTCGGAAGCGAGCAGGCCTAGCCGGGACGCTTGAACAACGCCGACCAAACGGCGACCAGCGCTTCCGACGAGATTTTCATGAACCGTTTGCTTCGAACCATCGCCACAGCGATGCTGATCGCGTGCTATGCCCTGCCGGCCCCGGCTGAAGAGCTGCCCAAATTCAGCGGTCACAAGGTGAAGGTCTATACCGGCAAGCGCGCCAAGCCGCGGCTCGACCACGAGTTCTGGCGTGATCAGAGCCACACCTATCGCGCTGCGATGCGAGACGACAAGGTGAATGCCGGCGGGCGCTTCATCGTCGTCATCCTGCCCTGCGGCACCGAATGCCAGGCGCCGACATTCCTCGATGTCCGCACCGGGCGGATTACCCAGTTCTTCACCGTCTCGAATTGGGGTAATGTGCCAGATGAGCTCGAGCCCGTGATCAGCCGGGCTGACAGCCGCCTGATCGTGTTCCGCGGCAAGCGCAACGAAAAGGGCATCAACGGCAACCACTGTTATTCGATCGATGACCGCGGCGAACTCAAGCACCTGCACTCGACGGCCACCGGCGGCGATTTCAGCGCGGCGCTGAAGGCCGAGTGAGGCGGATGCAGCCCCCTCCGACCTTGTCGTGATTTCGGATATTGCTCGCCGGATGGGTCCGATCTAGAGTCGTGTCATGGAAGACACGGTTACGGAAGCGGTCAGGCAGCAGTACGAAGCGTATAGCTATCCGCCGCCAATTGAGGACGGCGAGAAATTCCTGAAGAAGTGGGGACCGCTGACCTGTGACCCCAAATTTGCAGGCATTCAGCTGTGGCCGGAGGGCCGGCCTCGGCAAGACCTGCGCATATTATGCGCCGGTTGCGGTTCCTCCCAAGCGGCTCTGATCGCCCTCAATAACCCGGACTGTGCTGTCCTCGGTATCGACCTTTCCGAGACCAGCCTCGCTCATTCGAAGCGTCTTTGCGACCGACACGGCCTCGCCAACCTTGAACTTCGGCAAATGAGCCTTCTGGATGTCGGCGAGTTGAACCGCCGCTTTGACCTGATCATTTGCACTGGCGTCCTTCATCACCTTCCCAATCCGGACGCCGGACTAAAGGCTCTCGCGGATGTACTCGATCCATCCGGAAGCATGGCAATCATGCTTTATGGGAAGACGGGGCGCGCTGGAGTCTATCTGGTCCAGGACATCTTGCGGCGGCTTGGAGCCGGTCGAAACGCCGAGGGCGTCAGGATTGCCCGCGAACTTCTGAAGTTTGTTCCATCGAACCATTATCTGATCTCGGCGACCGGCAAACTACCCCATGATCTTGCCGACGATGCGGGCATCGTGGATATGCTGCTTCACCCGCAAGATAGAGCCTACTCGGTGCCGGAGATCATCAAGTTTGTCGAAGCGGCTGGGCTGGTTTTCTCCGGCTGGAGCGATAACGCCCTCTACTGCGCCGACCGGTATCTCAGCGGAGAGATGCTGGAAAGGGTTTTGACGCTCCCGCCCGCGGAGCAGTGGGCCGTCGTCGATAATCTTACCATGCTGAACGACAGGCACGATTTTTTCGTCAGGAAGCCGGAAAGCACGCGCTTCCTTACCCGTTTCGATACAGATGATTTTCTGTCATATGTCCCGCACATTCGATCCGGCGTCCGCTTGGCTGGTGACGTCAACTCATTGGTCTTGACGCGCCCTGCGCCTCAAGGGGAAGTCATTATCCCGATATCGAGATCGGAAGCGCTCATGCTGGAGCAGGTGGACGGAAAAAAGCGGATATCGGATATTCTGTCCCACTCCATTTTCACAGGATCTGAGCCCGACAAAAGAGCGAATTTCGCGCGCGCCGTCTGCGAGCGCATGTGGCGATCGGGGCATGTCCTGTTTGGCCGATCCGGCTCTTAAGCTCCAGGCCGGGAGACCGGATGGCGCGGCGGTGTGGAATGCTCTCGCCAACGTGAAACGGAAAGTCTTTACATCGTGTGAGGTCAGCATCAATACGCCCCTGTCTTAGAGGAGTGTTTGAGATGCGAAGGATGTGCGTCATCGCGCTGGCAGCCGCTTTGGCCTTGATTGCGTTATCGCCTGCGGCATCAGCAGAAACCGAACGACCCGCGGCGCGCGAGCCCTACGGCATCGCGCTTGAAGGTTTTGCCTATCCCTACCCCGTCCATCTGCTGCCGCTGGTGAACGACGGCGAGCAGGTGCGGATGGCCTATATGGATGTTGCGCCGGCGCAGCCGAACGGACGCAGCGTGGTGCTGCTGCACGGCCGCAATTTTCCATCGAGCTACTGGGCGCCGGTCATCAAGACCTTGAGCGATGCCGGCTATCGCGTGATCGTGCCGGACCAGATCGGTTTTGGAAAATCGTCGAAGCCGCAGGGCGATTTGCATTTCGATACGCTGGCGCGCAACACGATGGCGCTGCTCGATCATCTCGCCATCGCCAAAGCCGACATCGTCGCGCATTCGCTCGGCGGCATGCTCGGCGTGCGGATCGCGCGCGCCTATCCTGACAGGATTGCGCATCTGGTGCTGACCGCGCCGATCGGGCTCGAAGATTACCGGCTCTACGTGCCGCCGACGCCGACCGAGAAGATTCTGGAAAACGAGGACAAGTTGACCGCGGAGGCCTATCGCAAGCAGCTTGAGACCAATTACGCGCTGAAACTGCCGCCTGAACAGGTCACGCCGTTCATCGACGCGCGCTTCAACATCAAGGGCAGCGCCGAATATAAGCGATGGCTGCGCGCCTTCGTCAGCTCGGCGCAGATGATCTACCGCGAGCCTGTAGCGCACGAGATTCCCCTGATCACGCAGCCGACGCTGTTCGTGATGGGCGCCGACGACCACAACGCGCCGGGCCGAGCCAATGCGCCGGAGGCGCTGCGCGCGAAAATGGGGCAGAATGCCGAGCTTGCCAAAGCGCTCGCTGCTGGCATGGCGAAGGGGCGGGCCGAGGTGATCCCGAACACGGGACATCTGGTCTTTCTGGAAGCGCCGGGCAAATATAACGAGCTGGTGCTCGGATTCCTGGCCGCCCCGTAGCATCGGGGAACATTCATGTTCCATTCAGGTCTCGGAACTAAGTTCCGTTCCGTGCCGCCTTGCGGCCGAAAACGGGAGAAAACATGAAGTACCTTTTCGCAGCAGTTTTGGCCCTGGGCACCGTTGCCAGCTTCAGCGCGGCGGAAGCCGCGCAAGGATGCGGCCCCGGCTGGGCTCGCGGCCCTTACGGCCGATGCCAACCCATTCGCAGGGCCGTCGTAGTTCGTCCAGCCCCGGTCGTCGTGGTACGGCCTGCAGCTCCGGCCGTCGTCGTGCGGCCCGGCCGCGTGTGTCCTTACGGCACCGTGTGGCGCTATGGACGCTGCCGCGCTTACTGATATTTTTCAAACAACGAAAAAAGCCCCGCTCGCGCGGGGCTTTTTTATTGCTTCTCTAAATGATCGATTGCGGCGGCTTACCAGTAATAACGACGCCGGCGCCAGTAACGGCGGCGCCAACGACGGCGGCGGCGATGCCATCCCCAGTGCCGGCGGCGCCAACGTCTGCGCCAACCCCAGCGGCGGCGGCGCCAACCCCAGCGCCTTCGGCCCCAACCGCGTCCACGGCCGCGGCCCCAGCGCACTTCTTCGGGCGAAAGGCGATCGACCTCGTCGCCTGACGTGACGGCGGGTTGCGCATCCTTGTTGTCGGGCAACTTGTTGGCGTCGTCAGCGAGCGGCGTCGGCATCAGCGGCGCGGCCTCCGCGCTCGCTGCGAGCGCGGCGCCGCCCGCAACAAATCCTAAGGCGAGTTTCAGAAAGTGGCGACGCTCCATCACATCTCCTCCTCCGTTTGCTGGGTGCGAGAAGGAGAGTTTCGATGCGCCGAGATGAACGCGCGGTGAATTGCGCGTTCAGCTTTGTCGTAGTCGCAGTCTACCCCAGTTTATTTTCGCGCGCTGTTGCGCGCGGCGGAACCATTGTCGTTGCTGCGGCATTATCGTGTCGAGCGCGCGTGTAACGATCCGCCATCGCAACGAACGCGTCGCCATCTCACGCCGACAGCTCTTCCGCCAGCAGCAGCACTTCGCGCGTCCGCGTCACGTCGGGCCAATCGCGATTGAAATCGGCGACCAGCCGCTTCATTTCCGGCCCATCGGTCGCGCGTTCGAGCGCGGCCTTATCAGGAAATTGATACATCGCGTGGTGCAGCGCCGGATCGGTGGCGCTCCAGTAGCGCCACGCCTTCACGGCGCCGAACGACTTCATGGCGTCCGGCAGATGCTCGCGCGAATACCAGGCATCGAAGGCCTGGCGTTTGGCGGGATCGGAGACGGTGGCGCGGACGACGAAAAAAGCTGCGGGCATATCGTTTCTCCCTGGAATTGTTCTTGTAGGGTGGGCAAAGCGCAGCGTGCCCACCATCCATCAGCAGCGGTGCAAGAAACGGTGGGCACGCTGCGCTTTGCCCACCCTACGGCAGCTCCTAACATGCAACTGTCACATGCTCCGTGATATCAAGGCCGCGCGCAACGCGTTATCCGAGGTGCCACCTATGCCTGCCCGCCATCGCTCCGCCCTGCTCGCCGCGCTCTGGCTCCTGATCGCGCCCCTGCCCGCCGCGGCCGACGACATCCTGCTGCCGCGCGAGCCGCAGATAGGGCCACGGCCGTTCTATCTCGTCGACAAGATGAAGGATGGGCCGCTGAAGCAACAACTCAGCCAGTGCACCGGGCCGTTTCGCAAGACGGACTTTTCGATCGGCCACCGCGGCGCCGCGCTGGAATTTCCCGAGCATACGCGCGAGTCCTATATCGCCGCTGCCCGGATGGGCGCCGGCATCATCGAATGCGACGTGACATTTACGAAAGACCGCGAACTGGTTTGCCGCCATTCGCAATGCGACCTGCACACCACCACCAACATCCTGACCGTGCCGGCGCTCGCCGCCAAATGCACGCAACCCTTAAGCCCGGCCGATCCCGCCACCGGCAAGAAAGCCTCCGCAAAGTGCTGCACCAGCGACATCACGCTGGCCGAATTCCGGATGCTGAGTGCGAAGATGGACGGCTTCAATCCGGATGCCAAAACGCCGGAGGAATATCAGAACGGCACGCCGCGCTGGCGCACCGACCTCTATGCCAATTCCGGCACGCTGATGACGCATGACGAGAGCATCGCGCTGATCAAGAGTCTCGGCGCCAAATTCACGCCGGAGCTGAAGGCGTCGGAAGTGCCGATGCCGTTCGACGGCGACTACACCCAGGAGAAATATGCCAGCCAGATGCTGGACGCCTACAAGAAGGCCGGCATTCCCCCGAGCGACGTGTTCGCACAAAGCTTCAACCTGGCCGACGTGCTCTATTGGGTGAAGACCGAGCCGGAATTCGCCAAACAGGCGGTTTATCTCGAAGAACGCTATGAGAAGCAGGGCCTCGATCCCGCCAAGCCGGAGACCTGGAAGCCCTCGATGGCGGAATTGAAGGCGCAAGGCGTCGCCATCCTCGGCCCGCCGATCTGGACCATGCTGACGCTGAACGACAACAAGGAAATCGTTCCCTCCGAATACGCCAAGGCCGCCAAAGCCGCCGGCCTCGACCTGATCGGCTGGTCGCTGGAGCGCGACGGCCCGCTGCACAAGGGCGGCGGCTTCTATCACCGCTCCATCAGGTCGGCGATCGACCGCGACGGCGACACGCTGACGGCGCTCGACGTCTTGGCAAAGCAGGTCGGCATCCGCGGCATGTTCTCGGACTGGCCGGCCACGACGACGTTTTATGCGAGCTGCACCGGAATGAAGTGAGCCTCGTAGGGTGGGTTAGCGCAGCGTAACCCACCGAAGTCTTACCACGCGGTCGGTTCGGCCGGTGGGTTACGCCTTCGGCTAACCCACCCTACGCGGTCCCTCCTCCTAATTCTTCGAACGCGTAAACGGCACAAAGCGCACGAGGGCGACGGCGCGCGCCGTCGTCTTGTCGGGAGCGGTTTTTTCGACGACCGTGAGTTGCTGAATGGAGTAAGCGGCGCCCACCGGCATGACGAGGCGGCCGCCCACCTTGAGCTGCTCGATCAGCGGCGGCGGCACCTCGCCAAGCGCGGCGGTCACGACGATGGCGTCAAACGGACCGCATTCGGGCCAGCCGGCAAAGCCGTCGCCCAGACGGACACTCACATTGTCATACGCGAGGTCCCGAAGTGTTTTCGTGGCGACCTCGGCCAGTGGCGGAATGATCTCGATAGTGCAGACCTTCCGCGCGAGGTGCGCAAGGATGGCGGCCTGGTAGCCCGAACCCGTGCCGATTTCGAGCACGACATGATCGGGCGCGACCTCGGCCAATTCTGTCATCAAGGCCACGATATACGGCTGCGATATGGTCTGGCCGTGACCGATCGAAACCGGCATGTCCGCGTATGCGATGGAGCAGGATCGTTCAGGGATGAACAGATGGCGTTTGGTTTGCCGCATGGCCTCAAGGACCCTCTCCGAGAGGCCCTGCCGTCCCAGACCACGGGCGTCGGAGCGGCCGTAGGCACGGACGGTTTCGACCATGTCCGCGCGTTCGCGGGCGCATTCGGCGTCCTGTGCCGTCGCTTCCCGCGCGCCGGCAACCATGGACAGCACGAGTGGCAACAAGATCCTCATGATCGTGCGCTCGGCCATGCAACAATCGAAAGCACCGTCCGCCGTCGCGGAAGGAAGCAATGATGCTGTCGCGCCTTAACGGAACGCGCGGGCAGACCGACATGCCCTGCCCGAGGTCCAGCCGCCGTGCCTTCCAGCAAGAAATCGGACGCCGCCTTCGGCGGACGGCGGCGCCGATGATAACTACTGTTGGGCGGACGGCAACCGTACCGGCGGCCGCGCCTGCGCTCTGGCTTCCGTTGCCGGAGGCGTCGACACCGGCTTCGGCTTACGCGCGGGGTTGGCAACCGGCACTGGCGGCGCCGCCGACGTCCTGGGCCGCAGGTTTTGCTCGGAGAAATTGGCGATCGTGCGCGCCATTTGCTCCTGGTTCGCCTTGAGTTGCTCGGCGGTCTTGGCACTTTCGCGGGCCAGTTCTGCCTGGCTGGCCTTGAGCTGTTCGATCTCCTGCTGCACGCCTGCGAGATCGCGCGCCATCGTCTGGAGCAACTGGGCCTGCTCGGCAGCGATCGCGGCGGCTGCCGCATCTTGCGGTGCGGCCTGGGGCGGAGCCGGCAATTGCGAAACTGCGGCATCCGCCGCAGCCAGCCGAACGGCAGGCGGGCTCTGCTGGTCGGCAAGAACAGGCGTTTCCGATGGCAATGACGAAGCCGCGGCCAGTTGCGGTGCCCACCGGGCGACCATCGGCCTGACCGTCTCGCCATAGGATTGCCAGGCGAAAGCAGCGGTACAGATGCCCACAGTCAACAGCAGGCCGATCAAGCCGCGTAGCGCCGGCCTGCCGCGCGATGGCTGACGAATCCTTTTCGCCTTCTCCAGCCTGGAAATCTGCTCATTGAAGCGCGCGAGCTCTTCATCCGCGCGGGCAATCTGCTCATAGGCATGCGCGAGCCGTTCATCGGCGCGCGCGACCAGTTCTTTCTCTTGCGCGGATAGTGCTGGATTGACCTGCGGATCGGTCTGCGTGGTGCTCGCCGGGGAATCCATGGGGCGCCTCCTGCCAGTTTTGCCGTCAACTGAACGGGCGATCGTCGGATTGTAGACACTCCCTACCGCGGTTTTGACCAAAGCATGGCTGGAGGATGGAAAGTCTGGGGCGATTTGAACAGTGCCCCCGGGGCACCGCGCATGCCTTGAGGGGGATCTTCAGATCGCGCGCAGCTATCCACCTCCCGCATCCGGGAAGCGAGTGACCTTGGTTGTTTCGACGGCTCAGTTCGCCTTGCGGCCCAGGAAGGCCGGAATATCCAGCACCTTTTCCTCGATCGGGTTGTGCACGGGAGCCGCGCGGCCGTATGGGTCGAGGCGCTGCGGAGCCGCGGCATGCCTCGCGTGTTCGGCGACCGCCGGTCGTGTTTCGGGGCGGCGGAGCGGCGGCGGGCTGGCGAATTGCGGCGGCGGCGCACCGCGCTGGTCGGCGATGCGGCGCCGGTCGTTGGAGAGCCTGCCGGCGAGATCGGTAAGCAGGTTTTCCGCGACCTGGGTCTGGCCCGTCGCTTCGACATTGTCGATGCCGGTCGCCACGACCGAGACGCGG contains these protein-coding regions:
- a CDS encoding trimeric intracellular cation channel family protein, whose translation is MWSLPPGDTVLHLLTYVALTAQAMTAALAAGRRSMDWAGVCMLGCITALGGGTIRDVLLGQYPLVWVQNPSYLALTGIAAFGTILIARQVHRLNAAFLVLDAIGLVVFTMAGCDVAWQMNASLPIVIVSGMITGCAGGVLRDILCNDVPLLFRAELYASVSVVTGLFYATAFGLNLNPPLWTALTFVLGLTLRLLAIRYKWEMPKFVFNGEQR
- a CDS encoding bifunctional 2-polyprenyl-6-hydroxyphenol methylase/3-demethylubiquinol 3-O-methyltransferase UbiG; translated protein: MAQNIYDNPDFFAAYSQLPRQVHGLDGAPEWPAVQAMLPALTGKRVADLGCGFGWTSRWMRAQGAVSVLGLDLSQNMIARAKADTTDPTIEYLLADLETLELPEAAFELVYSALTFHYVEDFPRLARMMHKALVPGGDLVFTIEHPIFMAAAHPHWMADEDDRKTWPVNRYSVEGERRTDWFAKGVVKYHRTLGTTLNALIDAGFQLRRVKEFAPTREQIERAPELAEELERPMMLLVSARKPERR
- a CDS encoding VOC family protein, with the protein product MALKRMDNVGIVVEDLGGTIEFFRELGLELEGRATIEGEWAGRVTGLGDQHVEIAMMRTPDGHSRLELSRFLRPPVVADHRNAPVNALGYLRIMFAVDDIDETLERLRTRGAQLVGEIVQYKDAYRLCYIRGPEGLLIGLAQELS
- a CDS encoding oxaloacetate decarboxylase → MLTSADKRAAFRKLHESGCFIIPNPFDVGSAKALQHLGFKALASTSAGFAWTLGKADNRVTVDDVCDHLTAICAAVDIPVNADFEDGFAHEPDKVAVNVARAVKTGVAGLSIEDFTGDNAKPLFDRALAVDRIRAARQAIDADNSGVLLTGRCEAFLRGQKDLELVIDRLTAYAEAGADCLYAPGIATAEEISAVVKAVQPKPVNLLVGTGPSLKEASALGVRRISIGASLARMAWAGFMKASKEMAEKGTFGEFANGYSGGDLNKMFS
- a CDS encoding NIPSNAP family protein, with the translated sequence MTVTVFIRYQLDPFKRALFEQYSKNWLTIIPKCGGDLLGYWMPHEGTNNIAFALISFESLAAYESYRARLRADSEGMANFNFAEENQFILAEERTFLRKVVA
- a CDS encoding helix-turn-helix transcriptional regulator; protein product: MKAGPDIAMVASLVGDPARANMLTALMDGRALTASELAHQAGITPQTASSHLSKLEAGGLIEPEKQGRHRYYRLTGSDVAHVLEGLAGLAERAGHTRVRTGPKEPALRRARICYDHLAGDLGVQMLDSLRKQRLVRQTKQAIELTGEGKRFMAEALQIDTEALAHPRRPVCKACLDWSERRHHLAGTLGAAVMNRFTELNWAARDPAPGSRVVNFTRTGEKRFAALFGSEQA
- a CDS encoding bifunctional 2-polyprenyl-6-hydroxyphenol methylase/3-demethylubiquinol 3-O-methyltransferase UbiG, with translation MEDTVTEAVRQQYEAYSYPPPIEDGEKFLKKWGPLTCDPKFAGIQLWPEGRPRQDLRILCAGCGSSQAALIALNNPDCAVLGIDLSETSLAHSKRLCDRHGLANLELRQMSLLDVGELNRRFDLIICTGVLHHLPNPDAGLKALADVLDPSGSMAIMLYGKTGRAGVYLVQDILRRLGAGRNAEGVRIARELLKFVPSNHYLISATGKLPHDLADDAGIVDMLLHPQDRAYSVPEIIKFVEAAGLVFSGWSDNALYCADRYLSGEMLERVLTLPPAEQWAVVDNLTMLNDRHDFFVRKPESTRFLTRFDTDDFLSYVPHIRSGVRLAGDVNSLVLTRPAPQGEVIIPISRSEALMLEQVDGKKRISDILSHSIFTGSEPDKRANFARAVCERMWRSGHVLFGRSGS